The stretch of DNA TTCTCGTCCCCGAAGAGGTCGGAGGCGAGCTGGGACTCGCGGGCGCTCATCCAGTTGCGGTTGCCCTTGACGGTGTTGATCTCACCGTTGTGGGCGACGAAGCGGTAGGGGTGCGCGAGGGGCCAGCTCGGGAAGGTGTTGGTGGAGAACCGCGAGTGGACGAGCGCGATGGCGCTGGCGAACCTGCGGTCGGAGAGGTCGGGGAAGAAGGGTTCGAGCTGCCCGGTGGTCAGCATGCCCTTGTAGACGATGGTGCGGGCCGAGAGCGACGGGAAGTAGACACCGGCCTCACGCTCGGCGCGCTTGCGCAGGATGAAGGCCTTGCGGTCCAGCGCGATGCCGGTGGCGTCGCCCTTGTCGTCGGCGACGAAGAGCTGGTGGAAGGCGGGCATGGTGGCGCGGGCGGTGGCGCCGAGCAGCCCGGGGGCGACGGGGACCTCGCGCCAGCCAAGGACGGTGAGGCCCTCTTCCGCCGCGATGGCGTCGATCCGGCCGACGGCGTCGCCTCGGAAGGTGTCGTCCTGGGGGAGGAAGGCGATGCCCACGGCGTAGGCGCCGGCCGCGGGAAGATCAAATCCGGCCACCTCGCGGAGGAAGGCGTCGGGGACCTGGGAGAGAAGGCCCGCTCCGTCACCCGAGTCGGGTTCCGAGCCGGTCGCGCCGCGGTGCTCAAGGTTCTTGAGGACTGTCAGGCCCTGCTCGACCAGCGCGTGGCTCGCCTCTCCGGTCAGCGTGGCCACGAAGCCGACGCCGCAGGCGTCGTGCTCGTCGCGCGGGTCGTAAAGTCCCTGGGCGGCAGGGCGAGCATCCATGTGTGACCAGGCAGAACCCGTCGCGGCTGAATGCTGGGACGGCTGGCGCGGCGTACGCATCGGCTCTCCCGTCGTCGTCGTGGCATATGCGTGTGCCGAGGGACGACGTTGGCCCTCCGCGAAATTTCGTGCAGGTTACATGATGGAACGCTTCTCATAAACCGGATACTTCGTTCCACCATGCGGACATTCACCGTCGATGATGGAGCGGATTCCTCGCGGGGCGAACCCCGGCCCTACGGCCCGCGCCAGGTGGGCGTCCTTACCCTTGGCGCTTACGGCTCATGCCCATCGGCCACATGATTGAAACCGACGAGTAACGGCTAATTATGCGAACCCCTGTATAGCGCCTCATCCTAGAGCCGCACCGAAGAGGTTGCCCAGGGCGTACGTCACACCCGCCGCCGCGCCACCGAGGATCATCTGACGCAGCCCGCTGTACCACCAGGAGCGCGCGGTCACCCGCGCCACGACCGCACCACAACCGAAGAGCCCCAGCAGCGCCAGCAGCACCGCGGGCCACAGGGCGGTGGCACCCAGCAGATAGGGCAGCAGCGGCAGCAGGGCGCCGAGCGCGAACGAGCCGAAGGACGACACGGCGGCGACAGTCGGCGAGGGCAGGTCGCCCGGGTCCACTCCCAGCTCCTCGCGCGCGTGGATCTCCAGCGCCTGCTCGGGGTCGCGCGAGAGCTGCTCGGCGACCGCGCGCGCCAGCTCGGGTTCGACACCGCGCGACTCGTACAGCTCGGCCAGCTCCGCCATCTCGTCGTCCGGGTGCTTTCGCAGCTCGCGGCGTTCCACGTCGAGTTCCGCCTGGACGAGTTCGCGCTGCGAGGCGACCGACGTGTACTCCCCCGCCGCCATGGAGAACGCTCCCGCGGCGAGACCGGCGAGCCCCGTGATGATGATCGTCTGCTGTCCGACGGAGCCGCCGGCCACCCCCGTCATCAGCGCGAGGTTGGAGACCAGCCCGTCCATCGCACCGAACACGGCAGGTCGCAGCCACCCTCCGTTCACGTCCCTGTGGGCGTGGTTGTCACGGTGCGCCTCGTGCAGCGTCGCCTCGGTCTCGATGATGGCCATCGCGCTGTTTCTCCTCTCGTCCGCGGACGGGCACCGCGCTCCCCGGCCGCCCCCTCCTTGAGTATCGAAAATACGCACGAAAAATTGCTCTCGCCAGCAAGGAAGGCCGTACTTACTTGGGGCGGAGGCCCGTCGGGGGCCACTCCGCGCACGCGATGCGCGCACTTCCCGCACACCAGCCCCTCCCCCACCCGCGACCGCGCCCGCCCCACGGGGCTGGGCACCGGAGTGGTCCCGCGTAAAGGCGAGTTGACGCGAACCCTCGGTGGACAGGCCCCTGATATTTGTGAAGGGGCTGCATATGTATGGGGGTTCATCGCCACAGTCGCCACACCGATGGCCACACGTCACAACAATCACTCACCGCTTCGTGCGACACGCTGGCCGCGCCGACCGGGCAACGCGCCCTCGCCCCTACAGACTTCCGGGGCAGTGACCCAGCGGGGCGACCCCAGAAGCCCAGGAGGCAGGCGCACGATGACGACGATCGCGGTGCTCGGCAGCACCAACATGGACCTGGTCGCCTACGTGGAACGCGCCCCGGAGCGCGGCGAGACCGTCACAGGGCGTGCCTTCGTCTCCGCTCCGGGCGGGAAGGGAGCCAACCAGGCGGTGGCGGCGGCCCGCGCGGGCGGCCGGGTCGCGATGATCGGCGCGGTCGGTGACGACTCCGTCGGTATCCGGCTACGGGCCGCACTCGATGACGCGGGGGTCGCCACCGGCGCCCTGCGCGAGGTGGCGGGCGCGAGCGGGACCGCCCACATCGTCGTGGACGACGCCGGCTCGAACGCCATCGTCGTCATCCCCGGTGCCAACAACACCCTCACCGCGCTGGCCCCGGGCGACGAACACCTCATCTCCGGGGCCGACACCCTGTTGCTCCAGCTCGAAGTACCACTGAGCGCGGTACGGGCTGCCGCGGAAGCGGCCCGCAGACACGGCGTCAGAACAGTCCTCACCCCCGCCCCCGCCCAGACCCTGCCACCTGGCCTGCTGGCCGCCACCGATCTGCTGGTACCGAACGCGCACGAGGCCGCCGCCCTCACCGGCATCGCCGACCCCCACGAGGCGGCGCGCACCCTCCTCGACCGGGTCCCCGAGGTCGTCATCACTCTGGGCGGCGCGGGCAGCCTCTACGCCGCCAGGGGCGCGGACCCGCTGACGGTGGCCGCCCCGCACGTCACCCCGGTCGACACGACAGCGGCGGGCGACACCTTCGTGGGCGCGCTCGCGGTGGCTCTCGGCGAGGGCAGGCCCATGGAGCCGGCCCTGCGCTGGGCCTCGGTGGCCGCCGCGCTCTCCGTACGCCACGCGGGGGCCTCCACGTCGATGCCGCACCGGGCGGAGATCGACGAGGCGGCGGGCGGAGCGAGGAGGCGCGCCGTCGGGTGAACACCCGTGGGGCCGACGGGTGAGCGCCCACGAGAAAGGGGCCGCGTGGACCATGTGGTCCCCGCGGCCCCTCACCATCGGCTGCTCCCCGTCCCTCGCCAAAGGGCTCTCCGGGGCGAGCCGTCGGCCCAGTCCTTCTTCTCGGCCTTTCTCAGCTCTTCTTCTCAGCTCTTCTTCTCGGCTCTACTTCTCAGCTCTTCTTCAGCGAGGTGGAGTTCCCGTCCACGGGTTCGTCACCGGAGGCGGCCTCGGCGGGGACCGGCTTCTTCCCGTCGCCGCCCCTCTGCTGCTTCACGTCCCCTGCGCCCTTCTCCGCGTCGGCGCTCTTCTCCGCGTGGGCGTCGTCCCGCACCGTCTTCCCGGTCTCTCCGCCACCGTCAGGTACGTCGGCGCCGTCCGAGTTGTCCGCGCGGTCCCGGTCGCTCGCGTCACCGGTCTCGGCCGTCTTGTCCGGCCCGTCCGCGTCGTCCGCGTGGGAGTCGGCGAGTGCCCCGATGTCCTCACGCCCCGGCCGCAGCCTCGCCGAGAGGACGAAGTAGACCACTGCCAGCACGAAGACGATGATCGCGGTCCACACGTTGAGGCGAAGGCCGAGGATGTGGTGGGCCTCGTCGACACGCATGTACTCGATCCAGCCGCGGCCCGCGCAGTAGGAGGCGACGTACAGCGCGAAGGACCGCCCGTGGCCGAGCTTGAAGCGCCGGTCGGCCCAGATCACCAGGAAACCGACGCCGACGCACCACAGCGACTCGTACAGGAACGTCGGGTGGTAGGTGCCGGGGACGCGGCCCCCGTCGGAGCTGGTGATCTTCAGGGCCCACGGCAGATCGGTGGCCCGGCCGTACAGCTCCTGGTTGAACCAGTTGCCCCAGCGGCCCATCGCCTGGGCGAAGGCGACTCCGGGGGCGACGACATCGGCCCAGGCGGGCAGTGGGATACCGCGCCTGCGGCAGCCGATCCAGGCACCGACCGCCCCGAAGGCGATGGCGCCCCAGATGCCGAGGCCGCCTTCCCAGATCTTGAAGGCGTCGACCCAGTCGCGGCCCTCGGTGAAGTACAGCTCGTAGTCGGTGATGACGTGGTAGAGCCGTCCGCCGACCAGTCCGAAGGGCACGGCCCACACGGCGATGTCGGCCACGGTGCCCGGCCGTCCGCCCCGGGCGACCCACCGCCGATTGCCGAGCCAGACAGCGATGAAGACGCCGATGATGATGCAGAACGCGTAGCCGCGCAGCGGGATGGGGCCGAGTTGCAGCACCCCGTGCGACGGGCTGGGAATGTAGGCAAGGTCCATGGCAGGGACGACGCTACCGTGCCGGGCGGGTCGGAAAGCCACCCGCCCGGCAACGTCTCCGTAACAGGCACCGCTCCGCGCCCCTCGGACTCGCGCGCCGGGGGCCATCGGCCGGGTCGGAGCGGGGGTCGACCGGCGCGAGCTGTGCGCGACCGGTGCGGGAGTGGGGTACCGGAGGGCGGGCCGGGGTTTGCCGGGCCACCGGGCCACCGGGCCACCGGGCCACCGGGCCACCGGGCCACCGGGGAAACTGTCCACGGCGGCCCCGGCGTCCACGGCGGCCCCGGCGCCTCTGAGGCGGTCCGGTCAGCCTCTGGAGGGCTGTCGGCTCAGCCCGCCCGCTCCACGGTCTGCTTCAGCTTCGCGGGGGTCAGCGGGTTCTTCTGGTCGGAGAAGACGTCCTTGCCGTTGAGCAGGACGGCCGGGGTGCCACGGAAGCCGCCCTTCTGGAAGGCCTGGTCCGACTTGTCGACCCACCCGTCGTGCCTGCCGTCCTGGACGCACTTCTTGAAGTCGGGGGTGACAAGCCCGGGTACCTGGCCCGCGAGGCCGAACAGCTTGTCCTCCTTGGCGTACGCGTCGTCGGCCTCACCCGGCTGATTCCGGTAGAGCACGTCGTGGAAGGGGCGGAACTTCCCCGCGTCCTGCGCGCAGACCGCCGCGTTGGCCGCGCGCCGGGAGCCGGTTCCGCGCATGTTCTTGTCGATGAGCGTCGCCAGGTGGTACTCGACCTTGAGGCTGCCCTTGTCGACCAGGTCGTCGACCACGGAACGGTAGGTGTTCTCGAACTGGGCGCAGGCCGGGCAGCGGAAGTCCTCCCAGACGGTCAGGGTGGACTTGGCCTCTGGACTGCCCACCGGGATGGCGAGGCCGTCCTCTCCGCTCGCCCCCTTGGGTACGACGACCTTGCCGTCAGCCGCCGCGCTCCTGCCGCCGCTGCCCTGGGCCACGAACACGCCGACGGCCCCGGCCACGGCGAGCGCGGCCACCACTGACCCGCCCGCCACATACACACGACGGCGCTTCTCGCGGGTCTTCTCGCGCTCGCGCTCGGCCACCAGGCGCTCACGGGCGGCGCGCTTTCCCTCTCGGTTCTTCTCGCTCACACCCGGCAGAACGAACCGGGGAGGCACATGTGCCTCCCCGGTCCTGATTCCACCCGGACGAGTGAGAGAAGGGGTCCGGGGCCGCTGCGGGCTACCGTCCCCCGCGCACGCCCTCGGCCAGCTCCCCCGCGAGGCCGCGGATCGCGTCGAGCCCCGCGGCCTCGTCGGGCGCGTCGAGCATGCGTTTGACGAAGGCGGAACCGACGATGACGCCGTCGGCGAAGCCGGCCACCTCGCGTGCCTGGTCGGCGTCGGAGACTCCGAGGCCGACACAGACGGGCAGGTCGGTGGTGGCGCGGGTACGGGTCACCAGGTCCTTGGCCCGCTCCCCGACCGAGGCGCGGGTGCCGGTGACACCCATCAGCGAGGCCGCGTAGACGAACCCCGAGCCGGCCGCGGTGATCGTCGCGAGGCGGGCGTCCTCGCTGCTCGGCGCGACGACGAAGACCGTCGCGAGGCCGTGCTTGGAGGCGTGTTCGCGCCAGGTGGCGGACTCCTGGACGGGCAGGTCGGGCAGGATGCAGCCCGCGCCGCCCGCCGCCGCCAGCTCGGCGGTGAACCGCTCGACGCCGTAGCGGTCGATGGGGTTCCAGTAGGTCATGACGAGGATCGGCGCGCCGGTCGCCTCGTGGGCCTCGCGGACGGTGCGCAGTACGTCGGCGATCTTGAGGCCGCCGCGCAGGGCGATGTCGTCCGCCGTCTGGATGACGGGCCCGTCGAGCACCGGGTCACTGTGCGGGAGCCCGACCTCCACGATGTCGGCTCCCGACTCCAGCACGGCCTTGACGGCCGCGATACCGCCGTCGACGGTGGGGAATCCCGCGGGGAGGTAGGCGATGAGCGCGGCCCTGTTCTCGGCCTTCGCCCCGGCCAGCGTGGAACTGAGCAGTTCCGCGTTGCCGGTGTGCTGCTGATCTGTGGTGGCGGTCACTGGATCTCTCCCTCCGCGTCGGCCGCGACCTCGGCGTCGACGTCGTAGAGGCCGAAGTACTTGGCCGCGGTGTCCATGTCCTTGTCGCCCCGGCCCGACAGGTTGACGACGATCAGCCCTTCGGGGCCGAGTTCCCTGCCCAGGTCGAGGGCGCCGGCGAGGGCGTGCGCGCTCTCGATGGCGGGGATGATGCCCTCGGTGCGTGAGAGCAGCCGCAGCGCCTGCATGGCCGCGTCGTCGGTGACGGCGCGGTACTCGCCGCGTCCGCTGTCCTTGAGGTAGGCGTGCTCGGGCCCGATGCCCGGGTAGTCGAGGCCCGCGGAGATCGAGTACGGCTCGGTGATCTGGCCCTCCTCGTCCTGGAGGACGTAGGAGCGGGAGCCGTGCAGGATGCCGGGCTCGCCCGCGGTCAGGGTGGCCGCGTGCTCACCTGTCTCGATGCCGTGTCCCGCGGGCTCGCAGCCCACGAGGCGCACGGAGGCGTCGGGGATGAAGGCGTGGAAGAGGCCGATGGCGTTGGAGCCGCCGCCGACACAGGCGACCGCGGCGTCGGGCAGGCGGCCCGCCCGCTCGACGATCTGCCGCCTGGCCTCGACGCCGATGACCCGGTGGAAGTCCCTGACCATGGCGGGGAAGGGGTGCGGCCCCGCGACGGTACCGAAGAGGTAGTGGGTGCGGTCGACGTTGGCGACCCAGTCGC from Streptomyces tsukubensis encodes:
- the lgt gene encoding prolipoprotein diacylglyceryl transferase, which codes for MDLAYIPSPSHGVLQLGPIPLRGYAFCIIIGVFIAVWLGNRRWVARGGRPGTVADIAVWAVPFGLVGGRLYHVITDYELYFTEGRDWVDAFKIWEGGLGIWGAIAFGAVGAWIGCRRRGIPLPAWADVVAPGVAFAQAMGRWGNWFNQELYGRATDLPWALKITSSDGGRVPGTYHPTFLYESLWCVGVGFLVIWADRRFKLGHGRSFALYVASYCAGRGWIEYMRVDEAHHILGLRLNVWTAIIVFVLAVVYFVLSARLRPGREDIGALADSHADDADGPDKTAETGDASDRDRADNSDGADVPDGGGETGKTVRDDAHAEKSADAEKGAGDVKQQRGGDGKKPVPAEAASGDEPVDGNSTSLKKS
- a CDS encoding DsbA family protein; amino-acid sequence: MSEKNREGKRAARERLVAEREREKTREKRRRVYVAGGSVVAALAVAGAVGVFVAQGSGGRSAAADGKVVVPKGASGEDGLAIPVGSPEAKSTLTVWEDFRCPACAQFENTYRSVVDDLVDKGSLKVEYHLATLIDKNMRGTGSRRAANAAVCAQDAGKFRPFHDVLYRNQPGEADDAYAKEDKLFGLAGQVPGLVTPDFKKCVQDGRHDGWVDKSDQAFQKGGFRGTPAVLLNGKDVFSDQKNPLTPAKLKQTVERAG
- the rbsK gene encoding ribokinase, whose translation is MTTIAVLGSTNMDLVAYVERAPERGETVTGRAFVSAPGGKGANQAVAAARAGGRVAMIGAVGDDSVGIRLRAALDDAGVATGALREVAGASGTAHIVVDDAGSNAIVVIPGANNTLTALAPGDEHLISGADTLLLQLEVPLSAVRAAAEAARRHGVRTVLTPAPAQTLPPGLLAATDLLVPNAHEAAALTGIADPHEAARTLLDRVPEVVITLGGAGSLYAARGADPLTVAAPHVTPVDTTAAGDTFVGALAVALGEGRPMEPALRWASVAAALSVRHAGASTSMPHRAEIDEAAGGARRRAVG
- the trpB gene encoding tryptophan synthase subunit beta, whose protein sequence is MPSEFFIPDPEGQVPTAQGYFGAFGGTFIPEALVAAVDEVAVEYDKAKADPAFAAELDDLMVNYTGRPSALTEVPRFAEHAGGARVFLKREDLNHTGSHKINNVLGQALLTKRMGKTRVIAETGAGQHGVATATACALFGLECTIYMGEIDTERQALNVARMRMLGADVIAVKSGSRTLKDAINEAFRDWVANVDRTHYLFGTVAGPHPFPAMVRDFHRVIGVEARRQIVERAGRLPDAAVACVGGGSNAIGLFHAFIPDASVRLVGCEPAGHGIETGEHAATLTAGEPGILHGSRSYVLQDEEGQITEPYSISAGLDYPGIGPEHAYLKDSGRGEYRAVTDDAAMQALRLLSRTEGIIPAIESAHALAGALDLGRELGPEGLIVVNLSGRGDKDMDTAAKYFGLYDVDAEVAADAEGEIQ
- a CDS encoding VIT1/CCC1 transporter family protein — its product is MAIIETEATLHEAHRDNHAHRDVNGGWLRPAVFGAMDGLVSNLALMTGVAGGSVGQQTIIITGLAGLAAGAFSMAAGEYTSVASQRELVQAELDVERRELRKHPDDEMAELAELYESRGVEPELARAVAEQLSRDPEQALEIHAREELGVDPGDLPSPTVAAVSSFGSFALGALLPLLPYLLGATALWPAVLLALLGLFGCGAVVARVTARSWWYSGLRQMILGGAAAGVTYALGNLFGAALG
- the trpA gene encoding tryptophan synthase subunit alpha produces the protein MTATTDQQHTGNAELLSSTLAGAKAENRAALIAYLPAGFPTVDGGIAAVKAVLESGADIVEVGLPHSDPVLDGPVIQTADDIALRGGLKIADVLRTVREAHEATGAPILVMTYWNPIDRYGVERFTAELAAAGGAGCILPDLPVQESATWREHASKHGLATVFVVAPSSEDARLATITAAGSGFVYAASLMGVTGTRASVGERAKDLVTRTRATTDLPVCVGLGVSDADQAREVAGFADGVIVGSAFVKRMLDAPDEAAGLDAIRGLAGELAEGVRGGR